CGGTGCCGGGTCGGCTGACCAGGCCGGTCTGCGGGAATACCACGAACTCCATGTCGATCAGGTCGGCGTAGCGTTCGCGCAGCGCCAGCATCGCCTCGACATGGCGCAGGCCCAGTTCGGGGTCGATGTCCACATGGCAGCGGAAGGTCAGCGAGCCACGGGCGATGCACTGCTCCAGCAATGCACCGGCGCGGACAGCGATGGGCGCTTCGATCTCGCGCAGCACGCGGCGCTCGTTGGCGATGTAGTCCTTGAGCGTGGGCCCGGCGCTGTTGGGGCGCCAGGGCTGGCCCCAGAGGGTCTTGTCCAGGTGGCAATGGCTTTCCACCAGCGGTGGCAGCAGGAGTTGGCCGTTACTGTCGAGGTCGCCGGCCTGCAGCGCGGCGTTGCTCGCGGGGCGGCGCTCGGCGATCAGGCCGTCGCGGATGAGGAAGTCTTCCGCTGCATTGCCCAGCGGACGGATGTTGCGCAGCCAGTAGCTGTCGGTCATGGGGACCTCAAAACGGGTTGAAAGCGGTGCCCCGGACGGGGCGCTGATCGAACCGCAGGATGGATGGGTATCGCTTCGCTCCACCCATCCTGCGAAGAGCGCCATATCAGCCTTTGAGCTTGGACCAGATGCGATCCTGCAACTCGCGGGACTTGTTGCTGCATTCCTTTTCCAGGCGCAGGCGCTGGGCGTATTCCCCGGGCATGTTGATGGCGTCCATCACCTTCCACTTGGCATCGAGCAACTGGTCGGTCTGGATACCGTTGGAATAGGCAATGGCGTTGGTCACCGCAGCGGCGTTCTCCGGCTTCATCATCCAGTTGATGAAGACCTTGGCGTTTTCCGGGTGCGGCGCGCTTTTCGGCACGGCGAAGTTGTCCTGGAAGGAGGCCACGCCCTCGCGTGGGTAGACGTACTTGATGGTGCTCTTCTGCAACGTGGCGCGGGCGGTGGAGCCGTTCCAGTTCTGCATCAGCACCACTTCGCCGGAGGCCATGCGGTCCACGGTGTTGTCCGAGCTGTACATCTTCAGGAAGGGCTTCTGCTTCTGCAGCAGGTCGAGGATTTTCTTGGCGTCCTGCGGGTTCTCGGTGCACTCGTCGAGGTTCAGGTAATGCGCGGCGGCGTTGATCAGACTGCTTGGGGTATCCAGCGCGGCGACCTGCCCCTGGAGTTCCGGGCGCGGCTCGAAGAACTCCTTCCAGGAGTCATCCAGCTTGCCGCCCGGCACCCGCGCGCTGTCGTAGGAGAAGCCGGTGGTGCCCCACAGGTAGGGCGCCGAGTACTTGCGGCCAGGGTCGAAGCCCGGGTCGCGGAACGCCGGCTTCACGTACTGGAAGTTGGCCAGTCTGGGCGTATCGATCTCCAGCAGCAGGTCCTGGTTGATCAGCGTCTGCATGATCGAGTGCGACGGCACGATCACGTCGTACGCGGCGCCGCCGGCCTGCAGCTTCGCCAGCAGGGTTTCGTTGCTGTCGTAGCCGTCCATCGTGACCTTGATGCCGGTCTCCTTCTCGAACTTGGCCAGCAGTTCAACCGGGTAGTAGTCGGTCCAGTTGTAGAAGAACAACTGCTTGGGTTCCTCGGCCTGGGCAGCGCCAGCAGCCAGCAGAGCGAGGGACAGACCGGCCAGGCCGTGACGCAGGGCATTCAACTTCATGGCTTTCTCCGAAAACAAAGAGTCCGAAACAAAGGGTCCAAAAGCGAAAGATCAGCAGCCGTTATCAAGCGTCCGGTTTGCCGCGCTGGCCCAGCCAGTACGACAGCACCACAAGGACGATGGAGATCACCAGCATGAGGGTCGAGATAGCGTTGATCTCCGGTGTCACCCCGGCCTTGATGGCCGAGAAGATGTAGACCGGCAAGGTTGTCGAACCGGGGCCGGCGACGAAGAAGGTCATGATGAAATCGTCGAGGCTGACCACGAATGCCAGCACCGCACCGGAAAGCACCGCCGGCCACAACAGCGGAAGGGTTATCCGGCGGAACACCTGGTAGGGGCTGGCGTAGAGGTCGCCAGCGGCTTCCAGCAGGCTCTTGTCCAGGTCGTTCAGGCGCGCGCGGATTGGCAGGTAGGCGAACGGGATGCAGAAGCCGACGTGGGCGACGATCACCGTCATCAGGCCCAGCTTGATGCCCAGTGACATGAACAGCAGCAGCGTGGCTACCGCGATGACGATCTCCGGCAGGATCAGCGGCAGGTTGATGCCCCCCTCCACCAACCGGCGCCCATAGAAAGGCCGCGAGGTCGCCAGCGCCGCCGCGAGCGCGATGGCGGTGGACAGCACCGTGGCGCAACCGGCAACCACCAGGGAGTTGAACGCTGCCGCCTGGATCGACGGGTTGGCGACAATCCTGCCGTACCAGGCGAAGGAGAACTCGGTCCATACCGTGGCCGAGCGGTTGGCGTTGAAGCTATAGCCAATCAGCACAAAGATCGGCAGGTACAGGTAGGCCAGAACCAGCAGGCTGGTCTCGCGGGTGCCGGGGAGTTTTTTCAGGTGCTGGGCGATCATGCGGAAGCTCCCAGGTGGACGGACTTGGCGGCCCGCCGGCTATAGAGGGCGAAACCGATCAGAGCGAGCAGCATGATGGCCAGCAGCAGGAACGACAGCGAGCCGCCCAGTGGCCAGTTGCGCGCGGTGCCGAACTGCTGCTGGATCAGGTTGCCGATCATCAGCGTCTTGCCGCCACCGAGGATCGCCGGAGTGATGAAGGCGCCCAGGCTGGGCACGAAAACCAGCAGCGAGCCTGCGATCACACCGGGCATGGACAGCGGCAGGATCACCCGCTGCAGCGCCTTCCAGCGGTTGGCGCCGAGGTCGTAGGCAGCCTCGACCAGGCGCCAGTCGAGCTTCTCCAGGGTCGAATAGATCGGCAGGATCA
The Pseudomonas triclosanedens DNA segment above includes these coding regions:
- a CDS encoding extracellular solute-binding protein; this translates as MKLNALRHGLAGLSLALLAAGAAQAEEPKQLFFYNWTDYYPVELLAKFEKETGIKVTMDGYDSNETLLAKLQAGGAAYDVIVPSHSIMQTLINQDLLLEIDTPRLANFQYVKPAFRDPGFDPGRKYSAPYLWGTTGFSYDSARVPGGKLDDSWKEFFEPRPELQGQVAALDTPSSLINAAAHYLNLDECTENPQDAKKILDLLQKQKPFLKMYSSDNTVDRMASGEVVLMQNWNGSTARATLQKSTIKYVYPREGVASFQDNFAVPKSAPHPENAKVFINWMMKPENAAAVTNAIAYSNGIQTDQLLDAKWKVMDAINMPGEYAQRLRLEKECSNKSRELQDRIWSKLKG
- a CDS encoding ABC transporter permease, yielding MIAQHLKKLPGTRETSLLVLAYLYLPIFVLIGYSFNANRSATVWTEFSFAWYGRIVANPSIQAAAFNSLVVAGCATVLSTAIALAAALATSRPFYGRRLVEGGINLPLILPEIVIAVATLLLFMSLGIKLGLMTVIVAHVGFCIPFAYLPIRARLNDLDKSLLEAAGDLYASPYQVFRRITLPLLWPAVLSGAVLAFVVSLDDFIMTFFVAGPGSTTLPVYIFSAIKAGVTPEINAISTLMLVISIVLVVLSYWLGQRGKPDA